TAACAACAATAATTAAGGCTTCATTATTCGGTAAATCCAAAAAGCTGCGCAAAACTAATAATTCGAAGCTTCTGAAACCTTCGAAAAAATATTTCAAACAAAATATATTCAGACCCCTGATTTCTGATTTTTTTGATTCATTATTGCATGCTTTTTTTGTGAATTAGTACGCAGATGAAGAGTTATGCTGACCTGATTGACCAAACCTTCGATTTCCCAACTGAGGAATTTCGTGTGAAAGAAAAACAGCTCTTTTTCCACGAAGTGAATCTGATGGCATTGATCGAAAAGTATGGCACACCTATAAAAATTTCTTACCTCCCTAAAATCAGGGAAAATATCGCTAAAGCCAGAAAGTACTTTAGTGATGCCATGAAGAAGCACAACTATCAAGGTGACTATGTGTATTCCTATTGTACCAAGTCTTCTCACTTTCAATTTGTATTGGAAGAAACGTGCAAGGCGGGCGCGCACATCGAAACTTCGTCTGCTTTTGATATTCCAATTGTAAGGAAGCTTCACGATCAGCAACTGATCAAAAAGGATACCTTCGTATTGTGCAATGGCTTTAAACGTCCGCTGTATCAACAATACGTTACTGAATTGATCAACGATGGTTTTGAGAATTGCATTCCTATTCTTGACAACCTGAATGAGCTTGACACCTATCTCGAAAAAGTAGGGTCCGATTTTAAAATCGGGATACGATTAGCTGCTGACGAAGAACCTAATTTTAGTTTCTATACCTCCCGACTTGGTGTCCGATACAATGATGTACTTTCCTATTACAAGGAAAAAATTCAAGGTTCCAAAGCACAATTAAAAGTGCTGCACTACTTCATCAACACAGGCATCAAGGACACGGCCTATTATTGGAGTGAATTGAGTCGGTTTGTATATAAGTACTGCGAGTTGAAAAAGGTATGTCCCGAATTAGACACCATAGACATTGGTGGAGGGTTCCCGATCAAAAACTCCCTGCAATTCGATTATGACTATGCCTACATGGCGGATCAGATCGTCGAAAACATCCAGTGGATCTGTAAGAAAAACCATGTACCTACTCCGCATATCTTCACTGAATTCGGTAGCTACACCGTAGGCGAATCCGGAGCTACGCTCTATTCTGTGCTGGATCAGAAAATGCAGAATGACAAGGAACTTTGGTACATGATGGATGGCTCATTCATTACGCATATGCCTGATGTCTGGGGACTTAATCAGAAGTATATCATGCTACCGGTGAACAAATGGGGCAATCAATTCCATCGGGTTAACATTGGCGGACTTACCTGTGACAGCATGGATTATTATGATTCTGAGGCACATATCAGTGAGGTCTTTTTGCCTATTGTTGAGAAGCAGGAGCAATTATACTTTGGTTTCTTCCATACGGGTGCCTATCAGGAGTCACTGGGAGGTTATGGTGGTATTCAGCATTGCTTGATCCCTGCTCCAAAACACGTCATTTTGAAGAGAGATGATGACGGGAATATTCAATCGGAGCTATTCGCTGAAGAGCAGGACAATGAATCGATGTTGAAAATCCTGGGCTATTGATGGCAATTCCTTGCGAGCTGACCTGAAACTTCGGTCATACCACGGGTCACCGCTTGTTTTAGATAATCACAGCCCTGCTCACGGTCATTGAGCTCAAAATAGGCCATTGCGGTATTGTACCAAATGTGCGCTTTGCTGCGATCCCGAACCAGAAACTGTTCATAAAAAGCGACCGCTTCATCAAACTTCTGTTCACGGAAGAACGCATTTCCCATCAGGTAATAAGCTTCCATTCGACTGCCTTCCATCTGAATGACGGCATTAAAATGGGTACGCGCTTCGGGATATCTTTCCTGTTTAATGCGTAAGCGCCCTACGTTCAATAAAAGATCAGGATCTCGATGGTTCATTCGCATCGCCTGACCAAAAAGTCGATCCGCTTCTCCATACCGACCAGCATCATACGCTTCCACCCCCTGATAAGTCAGCATTGGAGCAAAATTGGCTTGATCCAGCAAGTTTCTCGGCAACTCTACTGAAGCATCTAATACAATCAAATTGAACCAGGCAATCTCACTGATAGGATCTAATTGCACCGCTAATTTCAAATCTGCAATGGCTTGATGCGTTTTACCTGTCTCTTCATAAAGCAACGCCCGGTTGACCAGGTTTTGAGCGGAGCTATCGAGTTTCATCGCTTCATCCAGATCATCGAGGGCCTCATCATAATCTCCAAATTCCTGAAAAGTCAGTCCTCGATAGGAATAAACAGAGCTCATCATGGTCACCATGGTCCCTACTTTGACCTGCTCCTGTCCTGTAGGGTCAACTTTAAAGAACACGGCCTGTGTTTCATCATCGCCCTGATGTTTGATCAGGTAGGTAAAGTCTTTGATGGCCTGATCATAAACTCCCAAATGATAAAACAATTCACCTCGTTTGAAGTACGCTTCTTTGAAGGAATCATTTAGCCGAATGGCATTGGAGTAATCATTGAGTGCCTGCACATTATCGCCAACAGATTCAAAAATGTTCCCTCGCAAAAAATAAGCTTCATTCGCTTGAGGAAATAAGTTGATCGCATCATTGATGCTTTCGAGTGCTGCCTGTTGATTTCCTTTGGATGAATGTTCCTGAGCCTGTTCGTAAAGCTCAGTATATCTACTGCTCTGCCCCCAGGAATAACATCCGAAAAATAATAGGGTCAGGAAGGTTAGGGATCGCATAAGAATTGATTACGCGAAATTGGTCGGTGAGGTTTTAAGTACTGTCAGATTGAGCCTGTGGAAATCGACATAAATAATGCACTTGCCAGCAAGGCAGGCTCAGTGTGACCAGATTTTTATTCAAAAAGTAAACTGGCCCTTCGCAATCTGATCCTGAAGCCGTGGAAAGTTATCCGCAGAAAAGCGGGTGAAGCTGTTTTTTAGTTTCATAGGAGTTAATGATGCTCCTGAAAAGATATCAGAAAAATCGAGACCTACGCATTTGGATACTTCCTTTCCTAAAAACCCACTGATCATGTCTTCAGGGCGTAATCCTTTAAATGGCCAATCCTCTGCATACATATCAACCAGGGACTGCATCAAGGTGGCACCATCGGCATTCGGACGGAATTGCCGAATTCTGATGGCTCTTTCCAACACAGCAGCCTGTCTGATATCTGATGGTAGCAAGGTTGAATTAATTCCAAGCAACAGACCTACACAATTCCAGAGATAGATATAGGCATATTTTTCATCCGCAGACATTTCTACACCGACCTTTTGCAATCCTCGAATCGTGATCAAAGAAAATGCCAGATTCGTTCCTAACAAGTCTTCCTGATTGACAGACACTTCTCCGTCTACCTTAGCATAGAAGCGAGCTCCAGCGTGTAAAAGTCTCACTTTCATACATTGCAAAAGCCCAAACCCTTCATGAGTAAATGCATTTTTACTTCCCACAGCAAATAAGAATTCACCAGTTTCTTCAAGGCGCTTCCTAGGGTTCTCCACCAGGTATTTTGACTGAACCAGTACTTTGGAACCATTTTCACCTGCGTAGCAATACGGCAAGGCATACAGCGCCAGGACAGCCATGATTGGGACCGCATACTTTTCAAAAACCAGATGGCCCTGCTCCAATAAGACCTGATCAAATTCGGCAAGTTGCTTGTTTAGTTCATCCAATAAATCCTTCGGAGATGCTTCTAAAGCAAAAGCCAATAAATCAGCATTGCTGGTTAACTCCTTAAATTGATGATAAGTTGTCGGGTCGTTTTTGAGGAATTGAAACACCTCGTCGGCCAGGGGATCACCTTCCTGACGGTGAAGATCTAATTGTCGGTTGATCGCTTGAATGGTCCATGGTTCATCCATGAACAGGTAACTACGCTCAGTGGGGAATGGTTAGTAAACGCGACGAATTTGCATGCCGCTTTCACGGGGAATATGCTCGAAGTTACCGTCTTTGTAATGAAAGAAACTTACTGCCATAACCAAAAATAATCCGGTATTATCTGACAAATTCTTTACCCCATCAACAGAGATCATAGCAGTCATGGGTTCTGTCGGAATTTTGAGCAATGGCAACATATTGCTATGATACGATCCAAACTTCCCGTGGCAATTACTATCCAAAGGTTGGTATTGCTTTTCGTTTGAGTCGTAGTGATAATCAGAAATCGCAACCAGTCGTGCACTGATCTTGAAGTTGGTGGCCTCAGAGGGTTTTTTAAATGTCTTATCGGGAACGAACGCAGGAAAATGCAAGATCACCTGTCCTCGTCTTGAACCGGGTTTCACAAAGTATTTGGCACCAAAAATTTCATCATACGGAGCGGCTGTGTTGAATTCAAAGCCACTGAGCAGATGACCGTGCTTGCTTGGGTAAAGAGGTCGAGTGCCTGTTTCTCCCTGCTCTTGTTTGGCCAGGTTTCGAAACTGTGCCGTCAGTCTCCCTGAAACGTAAGTTTCGCAGATTTCTGACATGCCATCTGAAAGAGAACCACGCAATGCTTTGGCCATCATTGAAGCAATACCAAATTCTTTCTGGTTATTCCTTAACTCTTCGTAAGATTCATCGTTTCTGATTCGATCGGCCGAAGGACCACCTTTTTTCGCAATTATGGTTTGGTCGATTCCTCTGATCTTATAAGCTCTGTACCCTTTGGGTAAGGTAGTGCTGTTCACTACACTTTCGGCCTTCTTCATTCGTAGATAACTAGTCTCGGTTGATGTAAAATGGTTCTCGATTGAAATATAGCAAAAGGAGATTAATCAGCCAAGCATCTATTGTTTTTTCTCTTTAATGTCACCCAAATTTAACCCTGATTATTAGACACTTAAGAAATTACAATTGCATCTATCCGATGAATTTCGTCATGTGTTTTTTGTCGTCCATAGGAGTATCCAATCCATTCGGAAGTTTTTCATAACCTTTAATTTATAATTACGATATAGTTTTGTTAATCGTAAAGATGTAACACTATACATCTACCCTAGACCCAATATGATCAACTATAGTGATACTATTATCAGTAAAATTCTTACTTTTTATATCGCAAAAACTACGGCTGCTTGTCTCTTTGCACAATGGAATAATGAATTAAGGATTCACTTTTTATCTATTGTTATAATGAAGTCATATTTTTATCATTCAATCGCGAGTATTCTCTCAAATGGAAAATAACAGTAACAGATCTGGTCTCTTTAGCAATTTCAAGACCGACATCTCCGCATCATTAGTTGTATTTTTAGTGGCGGTCCCTTTGTGTCTTGGTATTGCCCAGGCCTCCGAAGCCCCACTTTTTGCAGGAATTATTGCCGGTATGGTCGGTGGTATTCTCGTTGGTATCATCAGTGGCTCTCAAGTAGGCGTTAGTGGGCCTGCCGCTGGATTAGCAGTAATTGTAGCGGGAGCCATTACAGATTTAGAAAGCTATCAGATTTTTCTTGCGGCTGTTGTCGTTGGTGGCGTCTTCCAAATTCTTTTAGGTATTCTGAGAGCGGGAATTATCGGATACTATTTCCCTTCTTCTGTAATCAAAGGGATGTTGTCAGGGATTGGCATCATTATTTTCCTGAAACAAATACCTCACGCATTCGGATATGACGAGGATCCTGAAGGAGACCTGGGTTTTGAGCAAGTAGACGGTAAAAATACATTTACTGAGATCCTCGACATTTTCAGATATCCAGAAAACATTGACACAGGCGCACTTATAATCTTCTTGATCGCGATGGCTATTCTGATCCTTTGGGAACAAGGGTTCATGAAGAAAATTAAGATCTTCCAGGTTATTCAGGGTCCTTTGGTAGCTGTAATGGCCAGTATCCTCATCAATCTGGCATTTGTCGGATCCAGTCTTCACATAACAGGAGAATCACATATGGTGAGCCTTCCTATATCCGACTCCATGAGTGATTTCTTCGGGCAGTTTACACTATTCGATCCATCGGCCTTACTTAGAGGGGAT
This DNA window, taken from Cytophagales bacterium, encodes the following:
- a CDS encoding arginine decarboxylase, which produces MKSYADLIDQTFDFPTEEFRVKEKQLFFHEVNLMALIEKYGTPIKISYLPKIRENIAKARKYFSDAMKKHNYQGDYVYSYCTKSSHFQFVLEETCKAGAHIETSSAFDIPIVRKLHDQQLIKKDTFVLCNGFKRPLYQQYVTELINDGFENCIPILDNLNELDTYLEKVGSDFKIGIRLAADEEPNFSFYTSRLGVRYNDVLSYYKEKIQGSKAQLKVLHYFINTGIKDTAYYWSELSRFVYKYCELKKVCPELDTIDIGGGFPIKNSLQFDYDYAYMADQIVENIQWICKKNHVPTPHIFTEFGSYTVGESGATLYSVLDQKMQNDKELWYMMDGSFITHMPDVWGLNQKYIMLPVNKWGNQFHRVNIGGLTCDSMDYYDSEAHISEVFLPIVEKQEQLYFGFFHTGAYQESLGGYGGIQHCLIPAPKHVILKRDDDGNIQSELFAEEQDNESMLKILGY
- a CDS encoding tetratricopeptide repeat protein gives rise to the protein MRSLTFLTLLFFGCYSWGQSSRYTELYEQAQEHSSKGNQQAALESINDAINLFPQANEAYFLRGNIFESVGDNVQALNDYSNAIRLNDSFKEAYFKRGELFYHLGVYDQAIKDFTYLIKHQGDDETQAVFFKVDPTGQEQVKVGTMVTMMSSVYSYRGLTFQEFGDYDEALDDLDEAMKLDSSAQNLVNRALLYEETGKTHQAIADLKLAVQLDPISEIAWFNLIVLDASVELPRNLLDQANFAPMLTYQGVEAYDAGRYGEADRLFGQAMRMNHRDPDLLLNVGRLRIKQERYPEARTHFNAVIQMEGSRMEAYYLMGNAFFREQKFDEAVAFYEQFLVRDRSKAHIWYNTAMAYFELNDREQGCDYLKQAVTRGMTEVSGQLARNCHQ
- a CDS encoding oxygenase MpaB family protein translates to MDEPWTIQAINRQLDLHRQEGDPLADEVFQFLKNDPTTYHQFKELTSNADLLAFALEASPKDLLDELNKQLAEFDQVLLEQGHLVFEKYAVPIMAVLALYALPYCYAGENGSKVLVQSKYLVENPRKRLEETGEFLFAVGSKNAFTHEGFGLLQCMKVRLLHAGARFYAKVDGEVSVNQEDLLGTNLAFSLITIRGLQKVGVEMSADEKYAYIYLWNCVGLLLGINSTLLPSDIRQAAVLERAIRIRQFRPNADGATLMQSLVDMYAEDWPFKGLRPEDMISGFLGKEVSKCVGLDFSDIFSGASLTPMKLKNSFTRFSADNFPRLQDQIAKGQFTF